In the genome of Sander lucioperca isolate FBNREF2018 chromosome 18, SLUC_FBN_1.2, whole genome shotgun sequence, the window ACATTTGTTTCACTGTGCTCTGACAGGCACTGCTCAAGATGTATTTATTAGTTAAATATCTGAACAATGTAATCATAATGTTTACAATAGCTATCATCCAAGGCACCTTTTTAATGAGCATAAACCTACAGTTCCTATAATACCCCCGTTTCATGGGCTCTCAAGATGACTGATGACACACACATCCCATAATTCCTTACATTGCCACACATATTTCATAAATAGCAATAcgttaaatataatttaaaccaGTTTAaccattaaaaataaagatatctGCAAGACAGATGACTTTATAAAAGCCAAAGTTGAACGGTTGTTGGTTGTAAATCAACCAGTGACTTGTGGATTTAATTTGAAGACAGCATTCACGGCACAGTGCATTACTCGTGGGTAAAGCTGGGTGTCGAACCCTAATACTCTACGGACTCAAATGTTTCTGTATCAGAACTGGAAAGTACAGAATGTTGCGATTGCCTGGTAAGATTCATAATCATGTTATTTATTCTTTAACCAGATAATTactgatttaaaataaaataataatgtccTTTTATTCTGATATGTATGGCAGACTCAAAACTGTCAGTACTAGTAATCCCTACTGCTGGGAGTCGCAttgactgtgtgcgtgtgtgattgACAAACGCTACACTGGGCAAAAACCAGTGAATGCTGTGTTCAGACAGTATGAAAGTATACAGCACTGTGCTGGGATTGCAAACTGATGAACTGAAATATTTCATTTCAACACTTCATCACCGCTTTAAGCTGGCCAGTATACCCACGGCCATCGCTATCAGCACCGCAACTCCCATCTCCATCATCCTTCCCATCTTCTTCTCCTCAATCGTCTCCTGCTTCTTCTTAAGCATCTCCTCTTTTCGGACTCtgatatctctttctctctgcagctGCTCGTTGTAGTGGGCCTTGATAAACTTGTCGAAATCAAAGACGTCTCCTCGGCTGTCTGCGCCCACCATAGACCGTCGGCTTTCGGTCGTCTGTTTCGCGGAGCTCCCTGTGTCCTTGGCGGAGGGTCTGGCTGTTGCCATAAGGTCCGACTGACTCAACATACCCCGGTCGTATTTCTTCCGCAGTGCCTTACTGCCCAGCACGGTATAGGCTTCGCTGATCTCAGAAAAGCGGACAGTGGCGTGCTCACTGTCGGCGTTTCTATCCGGGTGGTAGATGAAGGACTGCTTGTAGTAGGCTGTTTTTATCTGGACTTGAGTGGCGGTAGGGGACACCTCCAGGATTTCATAGTAGCCTGTTTTGGTTTTGTAAAGGGGCTCAGATCGGGTTCCGTTGCCGCTGTAAGCTCTGATGAACTGTCCATGTCCCCAACACAAACCGAAAGTCTGTTGTCGACGAGCGGACCCGGAGGTGCACAACGTCCTCCGAAACATGGCGTTAATCCGGTACCAGGGTAGATTTGTCTCTATATTTTGAACCTTGGACTTATTAGAAAGTGAATACTCTTTGTTGAGTCCAAAAAAATCGTAAAATTCAGCGACATTTGCGTTTTCCCAAACCTCGTTAACCGAACCATACAGTAGTGTCACGCTTGTGTAATTGTCCTTTGAAACTCCACCGGTCACTTTGTCTGCTGCATTATCGGCTCCATGCAGTTCTCCATTTTGGATATCACCCAACAGTAACCCAGTCGATAGAGAAGAAGCCTGTATTGCACCTTTATCTTGACTTTCAAGGAGTTGTCGGTTGTAGAATTTGTGTGCAAAGTTGTACGCTCCCCTTCCAAAACATAACCTGACCTCCGCCATGTTTGAAGGGGGCAAAAGACGAAAGCTGATTTCCGGGCTGCTGATGGTGGCTCGTTCTAACTGCAGCGCCCCCCGGTTGGCGagtattttttcatttaacCTACCATTATTGATATTAATCCAAATATTTACTTTAATGAGGCAAACTTATGTGATAGTTAGCCTGATTTTGACTTTCTAAGTCAAAACGATGAGATAATAAGTCCAAATTATAATAGTAGGCTAAGTCagtaaatcaacattttgataataagtattttttttacacttttgtcATTCTTTTTATAATGAAATTATATTTCATACACGTTTTTGTTTGTATAATTTTATACAAAATGCATTATTTAGCTAAAtatctgtgtaaaaaaaaagtcatgatgaagacttttattttgaagtctgaCCACACGTCACAACAACCTCCTAACCGGAAATTTCGTTTTGCGCTGCCACTTTCATTATGTCGAAGTACAAAACCGTAATTTGGCCTAAAGTCATTTTatttggggactccatcacacAGGTTAGCTAATGCAAAATCATTTTCAAATACTGTAATATTGTGCAAGCCAGCAGTTAATTCTAACCAACTCACTAACGCAGTAGTTAGCATTAGCTGCTAGCTTTCTAGATAATACTTAATGAAACAGTGCTGTTAATTCTTTCAGTTTTCATTTCAAGCCAATGGCTGGGGTGCAGAAATTGCCGACAAACTAGCAAGGTCAGTAGTTCCCATTTATTGGTTCTTGATTTGTTGTAACCGTAATGGAAGTGCTCATTTAATTTCTCATACATGCTAGTTTCTTGGGAGTTATGAACAGAAATGGCACTGgtgtgctttttcttttttaaatacaagTCATATGTAACCAGACTAACGTGCCTTCGACTAATATATGAATCTGACGTTATATATTTTCCCATCAGAAAGTGTGATGTTGTAAACAGAGGACTGTCTGGCTACAACTCCAGATGGGCTAAGATAGTACTTCCTCGCCTCATAAACAGCCCAAACTCAGCAGACAACATAGCTGCTGTCACTGTCTTCTTTGGAGCCAACGACTGTGCACTGGAAGGTACAATTTTACTGACACGACCTCTAATGACAATTTAGGAAGTTTAGTAATACAAATTTGGCTACAAACCTTCTGTATCCGATTTCAgaagaaaacatctttataattGTTTTCTTGCTTAAAGGTTTACTCACAAGACTTTGCGCATGGagattttttatgacatatggtatgacttttttatgaaatactatgcatttttttttttatgacatgcttAGAAAGACGTACATATTTATCAGGCAGGGAGCTCTAACAAGACACGATGCTGCAGCTAAATTTAGGATCCTGTGTGTTTGGAGCTTGGCACATACTTgagactaaaagtcaggatgtGTCAGCTTCTGCTACTTAAATTATTTATGGGAATGCAATACTTAGTTACTGGAGTACCCCTATAAATGTTTTCAGATGTCATTCTCTGCACTTCATTGCTTAGGCTTTTTGTGATTATGACTAATTGAAAACAATGTGCTTAGAAACATTGTCACTAATAATTAATTATCCTTTCCTAATGTTTCTGTATGAGTTTGCCTCCTTTCATCTGTTGCTGTCATGCAGATAAAAACCCCCAACAGCACATCCCTCTGCAGGAGTATTCAGAGAACCTAAAGGAGATCACCAGGCTTCTGGCTTCAGCTGGAGTGTCAGCAGACAGAGTTATCTTCATCACCCCTCCACCTATTCATGAGCCGGCCTGGGAGAAGGAGTGCATTCTGAAAGGTAACCCTCATTCACAATCTCCTCTCTTTCGTTCTTGTATGGTAACATAGGCCATGTTTACACTCCAGGCCTACAAAGATCCTGAGTGCTTCTTCATGTCTTTTTTCAGGATGTCCACTCAATCGCCACAACTCTGCAGCGGGGCAGTATGCCCAGGCATGTGTCCAGGCTGCCAGTCAGTGTGGTACAGACGTCCTGGACCTCTGGACACTCATGCAGAAAGATGGACAGGTGGGTACTTGTTACTGTAGCTGCTGCGTTTCATTAGAGGCCACTGTAACATGAAATCCTCACACATTGCAGAGGATAACACTTTGGTTTTACAAGTATGCAACTTCCAAATGACATCCAAGAATTTTAATGGAAAGAACTATGTATGGGACTTAATATAGGGAAAGTAGTAATAACTTCCAGTACATTAATCCCAATTGTTAATGCTAACCGCTAGTGTAAGAGATTCTTTAAGTCAGTGCACAACAGGTCAGCGGAACAtgaaaaaacatgaacatgTCTACAGACAAGCATACAAATCAACATATACAGAGAATACAATTTCCAATAATAAGAGTAATACATgaatatttaattaatttaaatttagcTTCTGTATTTTTCCCCCCTATAATTAGTACCAGATTACACATTTCTTTGAAGGAATGTTCCAAATGAATTATTAGACAATCATGGAACCATAATATAAAGCATTGCTGAAACAGGCAGTACAAAAACTGACCATTAGATTCTTCGTTCAAGTAAATTCCAGTTTCTTTAATCATCCAATAAATTGAATGGGCAGGAAAAATGTAAGCTTCTTTTGTTTGTTGGACATTCACAATTTTAGATACATGTAGTATATATTGTCAATATAGTGTccttaaatgtttaaaatcttACAATATAGTGTccttaaatgtttaaaatcttACAAATGTCTCATTATGAATTGAAAGCACTGACAATGTGACCAGACCTAGTATCGAGATATTTCATTTTACCCCATTATCTTCctttaaattaataatttaacGAAAGCCTTCCTGTTTTGTCCTGTGCTTCATAGGACTACACAGTCTATCTGTCTGATGGGCTGCATCTCTCACAGAAGGGAAACCAGTTTGTGTCACAGCACCTGTGGGAGCTGCTGGAGAGTCGGGTGGCTGATCTGCCCTTCATCCTGCCTTACTGGGGAGACGTGGACACCAAGAGTCCCGAGAGCAGCCTCCTCTGTAACCAGTGAAGGAGAGGACGTTGGctttgaaaaatattttaaagatcCTACAGGGCTGGATATtctgtgaaaaacaaaacactcaACAGCACTCCTTTGTTGCACTTGTTGGAAATGCCCAGGTGAATGAATGAAGCAGCTGTGATTTGCCAGTATGTCAAATGTGAGAccacatattaatgtttaaaatgcacaataaagatttttattttgagatGTGTGTAGGTAATGCAAGCgaggaacttaaaaaaaagtgagaaacatTAAGAATATACACATCAGAATATGACACAGGACATCTGCTCATTGTGTAACAGTTCACATCAACTCGGTAGTCACTGTTAGCTACACGGTCTAGTTTTTTTCCTGACCTACagttaaatacatattttacaaTTTTAACATGTGGCACAGCAGGCAACAGTGGTGAGACATATAATAACAGAGGTGCATAAGTCACATTGGCACAAGGACAGAAAACAAAGcataaaaataacatttgagCACCTCTGgaagtttttttaaaattaatttccAGATTGTCCAGATTCATGTTCAACTGCTGGAAGTTTTGCACAGAAATCAAAGTCGACTCAGAACGGTTAGGCACTAAATCAGAAAAGGCACCATGTTTCATACACATGATATAACCTCTTAAAGTTTCAACAGCTggacaaataaatgaaatactGAACAGACTACCACTTGTCCCTGCACAGTATTAAAATGTCATAAGTACAAAGGGGTCAAGATTATACAAgcctacaatttaaaaaaagaaaaaaaacattgacacaGCACAGTAAGAACATgtaaaaaatgcatttcaatgcTCCAGTGACGTGAAAAATACTTCCAAGTGTAGTTAtgactagagctgggcaatatattgatatcatgatatgagactagatatcgtcttagattttggatatcgtaatatggcataagggttgtcttttcctggttttaaaggctgcattacagtagttatgtcattttctgaacttaccagacggttgtattatttgcctttacccacagtcatatccacattactgatgagtTATCAAAatcttattgtgtaaatattttgtgaaagcaccaatagtcaacactacaatattgttgcggtatcgatagaggcatttggtcaaaaatatcgtgatatttgattttctccatatcgcccagccctagttatgACACGGAGATTAAGGATACATCTCAGTTTAAAGTCAACATTTGTTGCTTAATATTAcactaaaatgttttctttttatggTAAAATAACAACTACAGAATTAATCATTTGACTGTTAAACTGTTAGTGCTATGAACACAGTACTTTGAACAAGCATTTAGGGGAGAAAAGGCCAGGCTGAGGCTGTTAACATGAGGCTTCTTTTTACAGAACACACTGGCCAAATTGGATAGAGCTTTGGGATCTGTGTgtcagttttacatttttttgtttttatgttgcaTATTCAGAAACTATTTAGCCACTGTGttaagacaaaaacataatttaactcTGATGCTCTGATGTGTTTGGGCAACCAGCTCGCGGTAGATTTATTTCCACAGCCCTACTCAGACCTCCCAGGCTTTCTCTGGACAAGGACCCTCTACCTAACAGAAAAGGCACCGCGTTATTTCACCACAggcacacaaaaacatgaattCACTCAGTAACTACTTACTTCTTATAGTGACTTCTCATGTATAATCTGTGTTGGTTCAATCCAAGTTGAAGCTGACTGAATAATATCCACATCTCATGTTGTCCTTAGTTCTGTTTAACACCAAATCTGACCTGCAAAACACGTATGCTATTACCTTTGAACAATTGCCGTCTAATTTgggatttaaatttttttttatgatgctgCATGTTATTTGCATGTTCCCTTAAACACATATCAGGTAGCATGTAAGTGTTgttgcttttaaacaaaaagtACTAGTGATTTCATCTCAGCACTCCGTCTCTTTTGTGTCCGCCTCAAAGCATTCCTGCCTCTTGAGGCGCCGCCGGTCCCTGGCTGCGGGGTTCTGCTCTGTCAGATCCTCGTAGGAGGATTTCGTAGCCGACGAGCAGGCTCCTGCGGTTGTGAAATCGTCCGACAGGCACTCCTCTCCCAGGTGAGAGTCGCTGCTGGTGTCCTCCTGGATGGTGTCCATCCGCGGCCCCCCTGCGCTGTCCTGGGTGGCGCCGTAGCTCGGGTCGGGGGCCTGGGTACTGGTGCTGGCCGCGAGAGAGGCAGTGACCTGGCTCTGCTGCTGAGGGGGCAGGGAGAAGGGCGCGGTCCGGCCGACGGAGGATGAGAGAGGCTGAGGAGGCTTGACGATGCGCACCGCCGCCGACTCGAGGTTGCTCAGCATTTCTTGACTCTGAAGAGCAAGAACTACATGTGAGACTGAAGCACATCAAAACTGACCATCTCTGACTGCTCAAATCTTCATAGTTAAACTATGAAGATTAGAGCAGAATGAAATAAGTTAATAGTCAAAACCCTAAAGCCGTTTCCATTATACTTTCAGAAATTTAGTAATAGCTATTTGCTATCTCCCTCCCATTGCTATCCCCAATACCCCCTTTAAAAATGGGAATGagtaaaacaaacatttctcacagtggacattttGTGTTGTCAAACAGAGGAATAGCTAATAATAATGGCTGCGGTCCATTTAGGAGCACGTGGGCCTTGacattgtgcatgctggctcacttgCAGGACTTACTTTCAAACCTAAATGGAATTAAGCCATCACTAATGTTATTAGATGCTCctctgcttttcctgctatcACGAGTCAAAATGCCTGCCATGACAAAGGCCTATAGAGGAATGTACCCTTAGTCTCCAATCaaaccttaaaaaaacaaaaacaaaaaaacaacaaaaaaaaaaaaacagtgcggACAGCCATTACAAAAAGAaaggtaaataaaaataacaaccaCCTAAAGGACATTACCCTCCTCATGTTGTGGCTTTGAACAACAGCAGATGCAAAATTAAAAATGCTGACAAACACCGCATCCGATTTCACAAAAGACAACAAGGTGCAACCCGTTCAGTCCTCTCTCTGTTTGAATACTCCTTAAATGCAATCTTGCGGTAATTTCTGATCAGATAAGACTGTGTAGACGACATGTGTGCAGAGGAGCACACTTACAGTTATAAAGTCACATTAATCAGCTTTAGTTTAAGTCTCACTCATTTTATCTCTCCAGATGAAAGACGCAGGTGAGTGCgagggctgaaaatgtgcaacGAGATCAGTGATTACATCAAGGAGTAAGTGACTGCAGGAGTATCCCAAACGTGGGCCAGTGACCATGCATCTTCATGGACTCAATGGCAACGCAACACCAAGTCATGGCACACGCACTCACCTATGGCGGGAGCTCTACTACAAACTTCCACCATCTGCTGCAGTTCCAATGAGAATGGAAAGGGCCAAGGCAAAGAGTGATGGACAGGTCATTTGGAGCTTGAAGCTGGCAGTGACAGTGAAGCCCTTACTGACAGATTCTGAATCCATTTGTGTCCTGCTTTCAcccgttgttttttttaaaaactgtaaGCCAATTTAGCACCAGATTTCTCAGGACTGTCTTGGGGATGCCGTTACACATTTATATCAGGTATGTCAAAGAGACAATAAACACTATCAAATTACAAAGTAAGGCATAAAGCTCTTGTGATGCCACACACAGCTTTTCTTTAACAGATAACTTGGTTTCAAATCTTGCATATGTCTCaataacattaaatatttaTGACTAAACGAAGCAACAATCAAAGTTAGTTTTGAAATGGACACCCTCAGATATTATCAAGTGTTTCACACTCATACACTCAGCTGATCTGCATTATCAGGACTGTGTGCATGAGGTTTGATCACATTTAATTGCCCGCAGCACAAGCACACAACCCCACAACTGTTATCaggttttatttaaaatattgctAAAAACCCAAATGGTGCACAAAATGTGCGTTAACAATACATTTTTCCAGTGAAGCTTAGGCACTTCAAAGCAGTGAAAAGAGAACAGACACAAACCCAAATACTAAGATTTCTCATGTTTTAACTTCAGCACATTATGTTGGGTTCATGTACTACTCCTCTCAGAGTAAAACGCTGATTGAGACAGAATATGTTTTTGGGCCtttctaaataaaaaatacataaacaattttttagatttttagcAAATACTCTTAAATTtctaagctttttttttaaccactgtCAAACATAGCAGAGATGCATTTGGTGGTAAATATGCAAAAAGGAAATTAGTATTGTATTGTTGGTAATTTAATCTTATTTTCCTCTCATCAGGACTTTTGCTAAATGTACATGTAGCAGCCAGTGTAATGGTGACAGATCATGCAGGGATCCAGACAAAAAGGCAAATACCTTAACATGAACAATCAACCTTCAttctcccctctccctctcttattAAAGAtg includes:
- the LOC116035737 gene encoding uncharacterized protein LOC116035737, which translates into the protein MAEVRLCFGRGAYNFAHKFYNRQLLESQDKGAIQASSLSTGLLLGDIQNGELHGADNAADKVTGGVSKDNYTSVTLLYGSVNEVWENANVAEFYDFFGLNKEYSLSNKSKVQNIETNLPWYRINAMFRRTLCTSGSARRQQTFGLCWGHGQFIRAYSGNGTRSEPLYKTKTGYYEILEVSPTATQVQIKTAYYKQSFIYHPDRNADSEHATVRFSEISEAYTVLGSKALRKKYDRGMLSQSDLMATARPSAKDTGSSAKQTTESRRSMVGADSRGDVFDFDKFIKAHYNEQLQRERDIRVRKEEMLKKKQETIEEKKMGRMMEMGVAVLIAMAVGILASLKR
- the iah1 gene encoding isoamyl acetate-hydrolyzing esterase 1 homolog; this encodes MSKYKTVIWPKVILFGDSITQFSFQANGWGAEIADKLARKCDVVNRGLSGYNSRWAKIVLPRLINSPNSADNIAAVTVFFGANDCALEDKNPQQHIPLQEYSENLKEITRLLASAGVSADRVIFITPPPIHEPAWEKECILKGCPLNRHNSAAGQYAQACVQAASQCGTDVLDLWTLMQKDGQDYTVYLSDGLHLSQKGNQFVSQHLWELLESRVADLPFILPYWGDVDTKSPESSLLCNQ